From a single Sinorhizobium sp. RAC02 genomic region:
- a CDS encoding bifunctional riboflavin kinase/FAD synthetase has translation MTVFHRNETKQPLPEHLRGGVIAIGNFDGVHRGHQAVLQRALDLAAERGIPALVLTFEPHPRTVFRPERPVFRLTPAPLKARILEGMGFSAVIEYPFDRNFSEISAHDFIRAILMDWLHASEVVTGFDFHFGKGREGGPAFLMAAGQDNGFGVTLVDAFRDENASVISSSFVRALLGEGAVVEASGQLGYHYTVEAEVIGGKQLGRTLGYPTANMQLPPEVELRNGIYAVRFRRPDGSLHDGVASYGRRPTVTSNGVPLLETFLFDFSGDLYGEVSAVSFFGHLRDELKFDGLDALVVQMKRDEEEARALLSGVKPLGAIDQRLCF, from the coding sequence ATGACGGTATTTCACAGGAACGAGACGAAACAGCCGCTGCCGGAGCATCTGCGCGGCGGCGTCATTGCAATCGGCAATTTCGACGGCGTGCACCGCGGCCACCAGGCTGTTCTGCAACGGGCGCTCGATCTTGCCGCCGAGCGCGGCATCCCCGCCCTCGTGCTGACCTTCGAGCCCCATCCGCGCACCGTCTTCCGACCGGAGCGCCCCGTCTTCCGTCTGACGCCGGCACCGTTGAAGGCCCGCATCCTCGAAGGCATGGGTTTTTCCGCCGTCATCGAATATCCCTTCGATCGCAACTTCTCCGAAATATCGGCGCACGACTTCATCCGCGCCATCCTGATGGATTGGCTGCACGCCTCCGAGGTCGTCACCGGCTTCGATTTCCATTTCGGTAAGGGCAGGGAAGGCGGCCCGGCCTTCCTGATGGCCGCTGGCCAGGACAATGGTTTCGGCGTCACACTGGTCGATGCCTTTCGCGACGAGAATGCCTCGGTGATCTCGTCGAGCTTCGTCCGTGCCCTGCTTGGAGAGGGAGCCGTCGTCGAGGCGTCCGGCCAGCTCGGTTACCACTATACGGTCGAGGCCGAGGTGATCGGCGGCAAGCAGCTCGGCCGCACATTGGGCTATCCGACCGCCAACATGCAGCTTCCGCCGGAAGTGGAATTGCGCAACGGCATCTATGCTGTGCGGTTCCGCCGCCCGGATGGCAGCCTGCACGACGGCGTCGCCAGCTATGGCCGCCGCCCGACGGTCACCTCGAATGGCGTGCCGCTGCTCGAAACCTTCCTCTTCGATTTCTCCGGCGACCTCTACGGCGAAGTCTCCGCCGTCTCCTTCTTCGGGCACCTGCGCGACGAGCTGAAATTCGACGGCCTCGATGCCCTTGTCGTGCAGATGAAGCGTGACGAGGAGGAGGCGCGGGCGCTGCTTTCCGGCGTCAAGCCGCTCGGGGCGATCGACCAGCGCCTCTGTTTCTGA